In Gigantopelta aegis isolate Gae_Host chromosome 6, Gae_host_genome, whole genome shotgun sequence, the following are encoded in one genomic region:
- the LOC121375565 gene encoding acid sphingomyelinase-like phosphodiesterase 3b isoform X1, which produces MCKLYYLFILVSISFITDASPTSNPNTGVFWQITDIHYDFNYSRFGNPGKLCHQSKTTNSTRSVGLFGNYKCDSPWTLVTTAIDGMKAINAKPDFILWTGDSMSHVSDNQSSLLKVYLTIRNVSNLIHSAFPNVSVFPVLGNHDPYPSNNMPIGSNYYEKIISMSGWKQFLGKSEQEQFMKGGFYVSTVVTGIRVIGLNTNLLYSKNPLVQGHKDPSNQFAWLIKQLEDAKSKGLKVYIISHIPPGAFERTSLKIKWFYPEYNQPYLDILRRYSDVILAQFYGHGHTDSFRILYNKTGYPINALYLSPAVTPWKSSLPGTGSNNPALRLYYYNRNTGQVLDYVQYFLNLTKANLEKKPVWEVEYHATKAYSIPDISAQSLNKVTKTFHRSSPTFELYFKYNSVSHGVQETCDTNCYYIQYCAIVNLDFNDFDRCIFWRGTMPHPAHHRSTIHHHHHKTKSPPDYAFYVIGGLALVVLILALIVGCLCLGRHNQNAGYKYGKFVGPVN; this is translated from the exons ATGTGCAAGTTATATTATCTTTTTATTCTAGTATCGATCAGTTTTATTACTGATGCGTCCCCCACGTCAAATCCCAATACAG GTGTGTTTTGGCAGATTACAGACATACACTATGATTTCAACTACAGCCGTTTCGGTAACCCTGGGAAGTTGTGTCATCAAAGCAAAACCACAAATTCAACCCGATCTGTTGGCTTGTTTGGAAACTACAAGTGTGACTCGCCATGGACACTTGTTACTACGGCTATAGATGGAATGAAAGCAATCAACGCTAAACCAGATTTTATTTTGTGGACTGG AGATTCTATGTCACATGTCAGTGATAACCAATCGAGTTTGTTGAAGGTGTATCTGACTATACGTAATGTCAGCAACTTGATTCACTCAGCATTTCCAAACGTCTCGGTCTTTCCTGTCCTTGGCAACCACGACCCTTATCCATCCAACAACATGCCCATTGGCTCAAACTACTATGAAAAGATTATTTCTATGTCTGGCTGGAAGCAGTTTCTTGGAAAATCTGAACAGGAACAATTCATGAAAG GTGGATTTTATGTTTCGACTGTTGTGACTGGCATCAGGGTAATTGGACTGAATACAAACCTCTTGTATTCAAAGAATCCATTAGTGCAAGGTCACAAAGATCCATCCAACCAGTTTGCCTGGCTCATAAAGCAGCTGGAAGATGCCAAAAGCAAGGGACTAAAA GTATATATCATATCCCACATTCCACCTGGTGCGTTTGAGAGAACCAGCCTGAAGATAAAGTGGTTTTATCCCGAATACAATCAGCCGTACCTGGACATTCTGCGACGTTACAGCGACGTCATCCTGGCTCAGTTCTATGGACATGGACACACAGACAGCTTCAGAATTCTCTACAATAAAACTG GATATCCAATCAATGCTTTATACCTGAGTCCGGCTGTTACCCCCTGGAAGAGCTCGCTACCCGGGACTGGCTCCAACAACCCTGCACTTCGACTGTACTACTACAACCGAAACACCGGACAAGTCCTCGACTATGTGCAGTACTTTCTCAACCTCACCAAGGCTaatttagaaaagaaacctgtaTGGGAGGTCGAATATCACGCGACTAAAGCTTACAGCATTCCAGACATTAGCGCAcaatcattaaataaagttactaaaacatttcatcgcAGCAGTCCAACATTCGAACTGTACTTCAAGTACAACAGTGTCAGTCACGGCGTGCAAGAGACATGTGACACTAACTGTTATTATATTCAGTACTGTGCAATAGTTAATCTTGATTTTAATGATTTCGATCGATGTATTTTCTGGAGAGGAACAATGCCACATCCTGCGCACCATCGTAGCACCatccatcatcaccatcacaagACGAAATCACCTCCCGATTATGCCTTTTATGTCATCGGCGGCTTGGCTTTAGTTGTTCTTATCCTCGCTCTTATTGTAGGCTGTCTGTGTCTTGGTCGACACAATCAAAATGCTGGTTATAAATACGGAAAATTTGTTGGCCCAGTAAACTAA
- the LOC121375565 gene encoding acid sphingomyelinase-like phosphodiesterase 3b isoform X3: protein MSHVSDNQSSLLKVYLTIRNVSNLIHSAFPNVSVFPVLGNHDPYPSNNMPIGSNYYEKIISMSGWKQFLGKSEQEQFMKGGFYVSTVVTGIRVIGLNTNLLYSKNPLVQGHKDPSNQFAWLIKQLEDAKSKGLKVYIISHIPPGAFERTSLKIKWFYPEYNQPYLDILRRYSDVILAQFYGHGHTDSFRILYNKTGYPINALYLSPAVTPWKSSLPGTGSNNPALRLYYYNRNTGQVLDYVQYFLNLTKANLEKKPVWEVEYHATKAYSIPDISAQSLNKVTKTFHRSSPTFELYFKYNSVSHGVQETCDTNCYYIQYCAIVNLDFNDFDRCIFWRGTMPHPAHHRSTIHHHHHKTKSPPDYAFYVIGGLALVVLILALIVGCLCLGRHNQNAGYKYGKFVGPVN, encoded by the exons ATGTCACATGTCAGTGATAACCAATCGAGTTTGTTGAAGGTGTATCTGACTATACGTAATGTCAGCAACTTGATTCACTCAGCATTTCCAAACGTCTCGGTCTTTCCTGTCCTTGGCAACCACGACCCTTATCCATCCAACAACATGCCCATTGGCTCAAACTACTATGAAAAGATTATTTCTATGTCTGGCTGGAAGCAGTTTCTTGGAAAATCTGAACAGGAACAATTCATGAAAG GTGGATTTTATGTTTCGACTGTTGTGACTGGCATCAGGGTAATTGGACTGAATACAAACCTCTTGTATTCAAAGAATCCATTAGTGCAAGGTCACAAAGATCCATCCAACCAGTTTGCCTGGCTCATAAAGCAGCTGGAAGATGCCAAAAGCAAGGGACTAAAA GTATATATCATATCCCACATTCCACCTGGTGCGTTTGAGAGAACCAGCCTGAAGATAAAGTGGTTTTATCCCGAATACAATCAGCCGTACCTGGACATTCTGCGACGTTACAGCGACGTCATCCTGGCTCAGTTCTATGGACATGGACACACAGACAGCTTCAGAATTCTCTACAATAAAACTG GATATCCAATCAATGCTTTATACCTGAGTCCGGCTGTTACCCCCTGGAAGAGCTCGCTACCCGGGACTGGCTCCAACAACCCTGCACTTCGACTGTACTACTACAACCGAAACACCGGACAAGTCCTCGACTATGTGCAGTACTTTCTCAACCTCACCAAGGCTaatttagaaaagaaacctgtaTGGGAGGTCGAATATCACGCGACTAAAGCTTACAGCATTCCAGACATTAGCGCAcaatcattaaataaagttactaaaacatttcatcgcAGCAGTCCAACATTCGAACTGTACTTCAAGTACAACAGTGTCAGTCACGGCGTGCAAGAGACATGTGACACTAACTGTTATTATATTCAGTACTGTGCAATAGTTAATCTTGATTTTAATGATTTCGATCGATGTATTTTCTGGAGAGGAACAATGCCACATCCTGCGCACCATCGTAGCACCatccatcatcaccatcacaagACGAAATCACCTCCCGATTATGCCTTTTATGTCATCGGCGGCTTGGCTTTAGTTGTTCTTATCCTCGCTCTTATTGTAGGCTGTCTGTGTCTTGGTCGACACAATCAAAATGCTGGTTATAAATACGGAAAATTTGTTGGCCCAGTAAACTAA
- the LOC121375565 gene encoding acid sphingomyelinase-like phosphodiesterase 3b isoform X2: MKHLTVIHGSRLVLFTLSCTGVFWQITDIHYDFNYSRFGNPGKLCHQSKTTNSTRSVGLFGNYKCDSPWTLVTTAIDGMKAINAKPDFILWTGDSMSHVSDNQSSLLKVYLTIRNVSNLIHSAFPNVSVFPVLGNHDPYPSNNMPIGSNYYEKIISMSGWKQFLGKSEQEQFMKGGFYVSTVVTGIRVIGLNTNLLYSKNPLVQGHKDPSNQFAWLIKQLEDAKSKGLKVYIISHIPPGAFERTSLKIKWFYPEYNQPYLDILRRYSDVILAQFYGHGHTDSFRILYNKTGYPINALYLSPAVTPWKSSLPGTGSNNPALRLYYYNRNTGQVLDYVQYFLNLTKANLEKKPVWEVEYHATKAYSIPDISAQSLNKVTKTFHRSSPTFELYFKYNSVSHGVQETCDTNCYYIQYCAIVNLDFNDFDRCIFWRGTMPHPAHHRSTIHHHHHKTKSPPDYAFYVIGGLALVVLILALIVGCLCLGRHNQNAGYKYGKFVGPVN; the protein is encoded by the exons ATGAAACACCTGACAGTGATTCACGGGAGCCGTCTTGTCCTTTTCACTCTGTCTTGTACAG GTGTGTTTTGGCAGATTACAGACATACACTATGATTTCAACTACAGCCGTTTCGGTAACCCTGGGAAGTTGTGTCATCAAAGCAAAACCACAAATTCAACCCGATCTGTTGGCTTGTTTGGAAACTACAAGTGTGACTCGCCATGGACACTTGTTACTACGGCTATAGATGGAATGAAAGCAATCAACGCTAAACCAGATTTTATTTTGTGGACTGG AGATTCTATGTCACATGTCAGTGATAACCAATCGAGTTTGTTGAAGGTGTATCTGACTATACGTAATGTCAGCAACTTGATTCACTCAGCATTTCCAAACGTCTCGGTCTTTCCTGTCCTTGGCAACCACGACCCTTATCCATCCAACAACATGCCCATTGGCTCAAACTACTATGAAAAGATTATTTCTATGTCTGGCTGGAAGCAGTTTCTTGGAAAATCTGAACAGGAACAATTCATGAAAG GTGGATTTTATGTTTCGACTGTTGTGACTGGCATCAGGGTAATTGGACTGAATACAAACCTCTTGTATTCAAAGAATCCATTAGTGCAAGGTCACAAAGATCCATCCAACCAGTTTGCCTGGCTCATAAAGCAGCTGGAAGATGCCAAAAGCAAGGGACTAAAA GTATATATCATATCCCACATTCCACCTGGTGCGTTTGAGAGAACCAGCCTGAAGATAAAGTGGTTTTATCCCGAATACAATCAGCCGTACCTGGACATTCTGCGACGTTACAGCGACGTCATCCTGGCTCAGTTCTATGGACATGGACACACAGACAGCTTCAGAATTCTCTACAATAAAACTG GATATCCAATCAATGCTTTATACCTGAGTCCGGCTGTTACCCCCTGGAAGAGCTCGCTACCCGGGACTGGCTCCAACAACCCTGCACTTCGACTGTACTACTACAACCGAAACACCGGACAAGTCCTCGACTATGTGCAGTACTTTCTCAACCTCACCAAGGCTaatttagaaaagaaacctgtaTGGGAGGTCGAATATCACGCGACTAAAGCTTACAGCATTCCAGACATTAGCGCAcaatcattaaataaagttactaaaacatttcatcgcAGCAGTCCAACATTCGAACTGTACTTCAAGTACAACAGTGTCAGTCACGGCGTGCAAGAGACATGTGACACTAACTGTTATTATATTCAGTACTGTGCAATAGTTAATCTTGATTTTAATGATTTCGATCGATGTATTTTCTGGAGAGGAACAATGCCACATCCTGCGCACCATCGTAGCACCatccatcatcaccatcacaagACGAAATCACCTCCCGATTATGCCTTTTATGTCATCGGCGGCTTGGCTTTAGTTGTTCTTATCCTCGCTCTTATTGTAGGCTGTCTGTGTCTTGGTCGACACAATCAAAATGCTGGTTATAAATACGGAAAATTTGTTGGCCCAGTAAACTAA